One Rosa chinensis cultivar Old Blush chromosome 3, RchiOBHm-V2, whole genome shotgun sequence DNA window includes the following coding sequences:
- the LOC112193548 gene encoding uncharacterized protein LOC112193548: MDENSALIESILREEDEAEADKYVKKMSSTAPVQNGDAYTWQTVSYHKRNRRLSQPIPPDSVGDPSNGDVFRSIELHSEDRRRRIRQAQTDSLPAVRSEPHSDDDSDAEVAAAAENGEPKKAKVKKPKKPKLTVAEAASKIDAAHLGAFLAEITEVYQSQQDILLLRLADYFGREFASVTAAQFPWLKIFKESTVSKMVDIPLSHISENVYKTSADWIGQRSTEALGSFVLWSLDCILADLESHQGAAKGSKKVVQQPSKCQVAIFAVLAMVLQKKPDVLFSLFPVMRESSKYQGQDKLPLIVWLITQASQGDLVVGLYTWVHLLLPILSSKSGCNPQSRDLILQSVERILSSPKARPILLNGAVRKGEHIVPPSALDLLMRVSFPSPSARVKATERFEAVYPTLKEIALAGSPGSKTVRQVAQKSLNYSVKAVKEGIPDLSKEATAIFIWCLTQSPECYKQWDMLYLDNLDASVIVLKKLSDEWKDLSVKHASLDPLRETLKSFREKNEKALAKGDDLVRHSLLKDADKYCKLILGQSSQGRGCMKSMVLVSVALAMVAAIMSQNIQPEELKKLAAMFNFPLTLNGGIQQH; encoded by the exons atggACGAGAATTCAGCACTGATCGAATCGATTCTGAGAGAGGAAGACGAGGCGGAGGCAGACAAATATGTAAAGAAGATGAGCAGCACTGCGCCAGTCCAAAACGGCGACGCTTACACCTGGCAAACTGTTTCTTATCACAAGCGAAACCGACGACTTTCTCAGCCAATTCCGCCTGATTCTGTCGGCGATCCCTCCAACGGCGACGTCTTCCGCTCGATCGAGCTGCATTCCGAGGACCGCCGGAGGAGAATTCGACAGGCTCAAACGGATTCCCTTCCCGCTGTCCGATCCGAGCCGCATTCCGACGACGATAGCGATGCCGAGGTCGCCGCTGCCGCGGAAAATGGCGAGCCGAAGAAGGCCAAAGTGAAGAAGCCGAAGAAGCCGAAGCTGACTGTGGCCGAGGCGGCTTCCAAGATCGACGCGGCTCATCTCGGTGCTTTTCTCGCCGAGATAACG GAGGTGTATCAATCCCAACAAGACATACTGCTCTTGCGTCTGGCTGATTATTTCGGTCGAGAATTTGCGTCCGTCACTGCCGCTCAGTTTCCCTGGTTGAAGATATTCAAGGAATCCACTGTCTCAAAGATGGTTGAC ATCCCTCTTTCTCATATATCTGAAAATGTTTATAAGACATCAGCTGACTGGATCGGCCAGCGCTCCACTGAAGCCCTTGGGTCCTTCGTGTTGTGGTCACTAGATTGCATTCTTGCTGACCTTGAAAGTCATCAGGGAGCAGCAAAGGGATCCAAAAAGGTGGTCCAGCAACCTTCAAAATGTCAG GTTGCTATATTCGCGGTTTTAGCAATGGTGTTGCAAAAAAAACCTGATGTATTGTTTAGTCTGTTTCCTGTGATGAGGGAAAGTTCGAAATATCAAGGCCAAGATAAGCTTCCGCTCATAGTGTGGTTGATTACGCAG GCCTCTCAAGGAGATCTGGTTGTTGGGTTGTACACATGGGTACATCTTCTCCTGCCAATATTGAGTAGCAAGTCAGGTTGTAATCCACAGTCTAGAGACTTGATTTTGCAGTCAGTGGAAAG AATTTTATCATCTCCGAAAGCTCGGCCTATTCTATTAAATGGTGCTGTTAGGAAAGGGGAGCACATAGTGCCACCATCAGCCCTTGATCTCTTGATGAGAGTTTCTTTTCCTTCACCTTCAGCGCGAGTTAAG GCAACTGAGAGATTTGAAGCTGTCTATCCAACCTTGAAAGAGATTGCCCTTGCTGGATCCCCAGGAAGCAAAACAGTGAGGCAGGTTGCACAGAAGTCACTGAATTATTCAGTTAAAGCTGTTAAAGAAG GCATCCCCGATCTCTCTAAGGAGGCAACCGCTATATTTATCTGGTGTTTGACACAAAGTCCCGAATGTTACAAGCAATGG GACATGCTTTATCTGGACAATCTTGATGCAAGTGTTATTGTGCTGAAAAAGTTATCTGACGAGTGGAAGGATCTCTCCGTTAAACATGCCTCTCTTGACCCCTTGAGGGAAACCTTGAAGAGTTTCAGGGAGAAG AATGAAAAAGCATTGGCAAAAGGAGATGATTTGGTGCGCCATTCGTTGTTGAAGGATGCAGATAAATATTGCAAGCTGATTTTAGGACAGTCATCTCAAGGCCGTGGATGCATGAAAAGCATGGTTCTGGTGTCTGTTGCCCTTGCTATGGTTGCTGCTATCATGTCCCAAAATATACAACCCGAAGAGCTCAAGAAACTTGCAGCCATGTTTAACTTCCCCCTGACTCTAAATGGAGGAATTCAGCAGCACTGA